Below is a genomic region from Streptomyces sp. NBC_00461.
GCGGCCGATTCCGGCCAACCGCCCGCCGAGCGGTCCGCACCCCACCCGTCGGCGAAGCCCTCCTCCGGGCCCCACCCGCTCTACGTCGGCACCTACACCACCGTCGACGGCGGCGGCACGGGCATCGGCCTCGCCACATACGACTCGACGACCGGACGTGTCACCGGCACCGGCACCCTCACCGGCGTAGCCAACCCGTCGTACCTCGCGATCCATCCGAACGGCCGCACGGTGTACGCGGTGAACGAGCAGGACAACGGCGCCGTGACCGGCGTACGCCTCGCCGACCGCAGGATTCTGGGCGCGCGCAGCACCGGAGGGGCGGGTCCCTGCCATCTCTCCGTGCATCCGAGCGGCCGCTGGCTGCTGAGCGCCAACTACACGTCGGGCAGTGTGGCCGTGCATCCGATCGACGACTCGGGCGCGCCGGGCGAGCGCACGGACGTGGTGACGCACTCGACTCCGTCGCCCGGCCCGGGTCAACAGGGCCCGCACGCCCACCAGTTCATCACCAGTCCGGACGGCGGCCATGTGCTCGCCGTGGACCTGGGCACGGACACCGTCTACACGTACCGGCTCGACGAGCGCCGCGGCACGCTCACCGAGGTCTCACAGGCGCACACCCGGCCGGGCGCCGGCCCGCGCCACCTCACGTTCCACCCCGGCGGCCGGCACGCCTATCTGGCCAACGAGGTGGACGACACGGTCGCGGTCTGCGCGTACGACTCCTCCACCGGCCGTCTGACGATCGGCGAGCCGCAGTCGACGGGCTCCGGCTCGGGCACCAACTACCCGGCGCAGATCCTGGTGACGGCGAACGGCTCCTACGCCTATCTCGCCAACCGCGGCCACAACAGCCTCGCCCGCTACGCCGTCGAGGCGGACGGAGCGAAACTGCGGCTGCTCGACACGGTGCCGGTGTCCGGCGACTTCCCGCGTCAGATCGCCTTCTCGCCGGACGGCACGCTGCTGTTCGCCGCGAACCAGAAGTCCGGCACTGTCAGCGTCTTCCACGTGGACGGCAAGAGTGGTGAACTGCGGCTCGCGGGCGAGCCGTTCGCCTCACCCGTCGCCGTCTGTGCGCTGCCGCTGTAGGGCGCGCGGGCAGGAGGCGGCGCCGGCCTGCGCGAGCAGGACGTGCATGCGCTCGGTGAGCTGCCCGACGTCGTCGGCGGGAGCGTGGAACGGCAGTCGTACGTCGCCGTGGGCGCAGTTGCGCTCGATACGCAGCGTCAGTCCGTGCCGGTCGACGGCGAGGGGCTGGACGCGGACCGCGCCGTGCAGGCCGGCATGGTCGACGAGCCGGGTGAGCCGTTCGACGGCGTCGGCGTGGCAGTCGGCGAGATGGGTCAGCAGGTGGGCCTCGGCGAGGGCCAGCGGGTCGGGCTCGGCCGCGGCGAACTCGTCGAGGTCGACGACCACCGCGCCGGACGACTGCCGCAGCACGATCCTGGTGGCCCGCAACGCCAGATGGCCCTCCTCCGGGATGAAGTACCCCGCCAGCCACAACCGGGCCCGGATCCGGCCCCGAACCGGGACGGGTGCCACGTCGGCGAACTCCAGCACGGCGTGCGGCTCTCCACGGGGCGCGCAGATCGCGGCAGCGAGCAGGGCGCTGTCCTCAGGCACGCGCAACAGAACCCGGCCCTCCTCGTCCACGCTGTGCGCACCGACGAACTCCTCGCGGCCGCCGTCCCCGGTCACCGCGCAGGACCAAGCGGCGGCGAGCACCGAGCGGGCCCGTTCGGCCGCGGCGGGCGCGACCGTCCAGCTGGGGCTGTCACTCATCCCAAACCTCCTTAGGTAAGCCTTGCCTAACCTATCGAAGATCGGGGTGCAGGCCAACCATGGGGTCGCGGAAACGAGCGCGCTTCAGGGCGCGATGGCACCCAGCAGCGTCCGGGCGCACAGATCCCGCACCTGTTCCCGGGTCAGGTCCGAACCTCGCAGCCACTCCAGACAGA
It encodes:
- a CDS encoding lactonase family protein, whose amino-acid sequence is MDSGAGATGGGLSRRRFVGTLAGAAAVTALPAPAPPKSASHASTPTTPELAAADSGQPPAERSAPHPSAKPSSGPHPLYVGTYTTVDGGGTGIGLATYDSTTGRVTGTGTLTGVANPSYLAIHPNGRTVYAVNEQDNGAVTGVRLADRRILGARSTGGAGPCHLSVHPSGRWLLSANYTSGSVAVHPIDDSGAPGERTDVVTHSTPSPGPGQQGPHAHQFITSPDGGHVLAVDLGTDTVYTYRLDERRGTLTEVSQAHTRPGAGPRHLTFHPGGRHAYLANEVDDTVAVCAYDSSTGRLTIGEPQSTGSGSGTNYPAQILVTANGSYAYLANRGHNSLARYAVEADGAKLRLLDTVPVSGDFPRQIAFSPDGTLLFAANQKSGTVSVFHVDGKSGELRLAGEPFASPVAVCALPL
- a CDS encoding DUF2470 domain-containing protein; protein product: MSDSPSWTVAPAAAERARSVLAAAWSCAVTGDGGREEFVGAHSVDEEGRVLLRVPEDSALLAAAICAPRGEPHAVLEFADVAPVPVRGRIRARLWLAGYFIPEEGHLALRATRIVLRQSSGAVVVDLDEFAAAEPDPLALAEAHLLTHLADCHADAVERLTRLVDHAGLHGAVRVQPLAVDRHGLTLRIERNCAHGDVRLPFHAPADDVGQLTERMHVLLAQAGAASCPRALQRQRTDGDG